A region of the Pseudarthrobacter phenanthrenivorans Sphe3 genome:
ACTTAACGCGCTGGGCTTGCCCGCACCATCAATGGTCCGGGCAAGCTCATGCGGCGTCGAAAGCCTTAGACGCGGCGGCGCTTCGGCGGGCGGCAGCCGTTGTGGGCGGCGGGGGTGACGTCCTGGATGGAGCCAACCTCGAGGCCTGCGGCCTGCAGCGAACGGATCGCGGTCTCGCGTCCTGAACCCGGTCCCTTGACGAAAACGTCAACCTTGCGCATGCCGTGCTCCTGGGCACGCTTGGCAGCAGCTTCGGCAGCCATCTGGGCTGCGAACGGGGTGGACTTACGCGAGCCCTTGAAGCCAACCTCACCTGAGGAAGCCCAAGAGATAACAGCGCCGGTCGGATCCGTGATGGAAACGATGGTGTTGTTAAAAGTGCTCTTGATGTGCGCCTGGCCAAGCGCGATATTCTTCTTGTCCTTCTTACGCGGCTTGCGAACCGCGCCACGAGTCTTCGGGGGCATTATTTCTCCTACAGAAAGTTATCGGGGGAAAGTCCGTTAATCCCGGCGGGGATTTTAACGGGCCTTCTTCTTGCCGGCGACGGTGCGCTTCGGGCCCTTGCGGGTACGGGCGTTGGTCTTCGTACGCTGTCCGCGTACGGGCAGGCCCTTGCGGTGGCGCAGGCCTTCGTAGCTGCCGATTTCAACCTTGCGGCGGATATCTGCTGCTACTTCGCGGCGAAGGTCACCCTCAACCTTGTAGTTGCCTTCAATGTAGTCACGCAGCTCAACCAGCTGGGCATCGGTCAGGTCCTTGACGCGAACGTCAGCGCTGATGCCAGTGGCGGCCAGGGTTTCGTGTGCACGGGTCTTGCCCACGCCGTAGATGTAAGTAAGCGCAATTTCCAGCCGCTTTTCGCGGGGAATGTCTACGCCAGCGAGACGAGCCATAGTGGCAGTACTCCTTGATAAACCGGAGGTCGTAGGCAGTACACCCGCACGTTCCGTGCGGCCCCAGCCTCCGACCGGGGGTTAGCTGCCCGGGCTCCATACGTCCCAGATCAGCTTGTGCTGCCTTTATTTACTTGCGTGGGTTAACAACCCAGGATTTCCCAGTGAAGGGAATTAGCCCTGGCGCTGCTTGTGGCGCGGGTTCTCGCAGATCACCATGACCCGGCCATTACGGCGGATCACTTTGCACTTTTCGCAGATCTGCTTGACGCTCGGCTTGACCTTCATGGCATTCCTTTGCGTGTAACAGTTGGTCAACTGGAGCGGCGCCAGCTCACACCGGGGCCGCCCAGCAATTTACTTGTAGCGGTAGACGATACGACCACGGGTGAGGTCGTACGGGCTCAGCTCCACCACTACGCGGTCCTCAGGGAGAATCCTGATGTAGTGCTGACGCATCTTTCCAGAGATATGTGCCAGTACGATGTGCTTGTTGGTGAGCTCAACGCGAAACATCGCGTTAGGCAGCGCCTCGGTCACAACGCCTTCGATCTCAATGACCCCGTCCTTCTTGGCCATACCCTCCGCTAACTGTTTGTTGCCGCAGTCCTGCCCGATTGCACCGGTCATGACCACGAACGTTTTTGTTGGATCGATTGTCCACTCCGGGACCCAAAAGGGCGTGGCAGTCCAGACAACCAACAAACAACACTACTCTGATTCCCGGTAAAAGTTAAATCCAGCAATGCTAGCGCATCTCTGCCCCGTACGCACCATAGTGGCCTGCCGGGGTCGTCACGGCTGCAGCGCTGGCCACGCCGTCAAGGATGGCCAAACGTACGACGTCGGCTGCCGCGCTCTGCAGCGTAATAAGGCTGAGCTGCCGGGCAGGTTCGTCCGAGCGGTCCAGTGCCACGGCTTGGGTTGCAAGGCAAAAGACGGTGTCGCCGTCAGCAAGGGTGTGGCTGGGACTCAGCGCCCGGGCGATGCCCGCATGCGAAGCGGAAGCGGTCCGCTTGCACTCGGCGACGTCAAGGATGGCATTCGTGGCAACAACAACAAGCGTTGTGTTGAGCGGCGGTCCAGCCACCGACTCCTGGAGAACCGTGTGCCCGACCAGCGGCAGGCCCAGCGCGTTCACCACGGCCAGTGCCCCCACAAGCACCCCACCTTCCAGCGAGACCGAAGCTGTCCCCACCCCGCCCTTGTAGGTCCTGCCAAGCAGCGCACCGGTGCCGGCACCCACGTTGCCGCGTCCGACGTCGTGCCCTTCCTCCTGCCCCCCAGCGGCGGCGGCTGCAGCGTAGCCCATGTCCGCCGTCGGACGTGCCGAAAAGTCCCCGCCCCTGCCAAGGTCGAAGATCGCGGCGGCCGGAACGATGGGAACCACTCCCCCGGGCACGGCGAAGCCGCGGCCGTTCTCCTCGCACCAGCGCTGGGCGCCGGAGGCTGAGGCCAGGCCGTAGGCACTGCCGCCGGTCAGCACCACGGCGTCCACTGCGCTGACCAGCGTGGTGGGATCCAGGGCGTCGGTCTCATGGGTGGCCGGCCCGCCGCCCTGGACGTCCACCGATCCCAACGTGCCTGCCGGGGGCAGCACCACTGTCACGCCACTCAGCCAGCCGTCGTCGGACTTTTGCTGATGCCCCACCCGGACTCCCGGCACGTCAGTGATTGCTCCCATGGCACCCATTGTTCCCCCTCCCCCCCCAACTAGGTAGCGCTAAGTGTCGTTTTGAGGGCCCAAAACGACACTTAGCGCTACCTAGTTGGGAAGAAGGGAGGGGACCTAAGGGATCGGGACCGGGGTGACGCCCAGCGGCACCAAGTGCTCCGCGCCGCCGTCGGGCGCTGACAGCACCCAGATGCCTTTCTCGTGGACCGCAACGGAATGCTCCCACTGGCAGGACCGCTTCCCGTCGGTGGTGACCACGGTCCAGTCATCTTCCAGGACCGCGGTTTCGATGCCGCCGCGGACCAGCATGGGCTCGATCGCCAGGCACAGTCCCGGCTTGATCTTGGGGCCGCGGTGGCTGGTGCGGTAGTTCAGCACGTCGGGGGCCATGTGCATTTCGGAACCGATGCCGTGGCCCACATAGTCCTCGAGGATCCCGAGCGGTTTGCCGGGAACGGACGAGACGTAGTCATCGATTGCAGCCCCAATGTCGCCCACGTGCTTTCCGGTGGCCAGCGCGGCAATGCCGTGCCACATCGCTGCGCGCGTCACGTCCGAGAGGCGCTGGTCCTCCGGATCGGCCGTGCCTACAACGACGGTCCTTGCGGAATCGGAGTGCCAGCCGTTGACGATCGCGCCGCCGTCGATTGAGATGATGTCCCCGTCATTGAGGACCCGGCTGCCCGGGATGCCGTGGACCACTTCCTCGTTGACCGATGTGCAGATGGTGGCCGGAAAGCCGTGGTAACCAAGAAAGTTGGACTTTGCGCCCGCTTCGTTCAGGACCGCGGCGAAAACGTCGTCGAGGTGCTTGGTGGTGACACCGGGAACGGCGGCCGCCACGGCAGCGTCAAGGGCACGACTCAGGACCAAGCCTGCCTCGTGCATGGTGCGCATCTGGGCGTTGGTCTTGTATTCGATACGGGGCTGGCCAAAGGCCATGGTGTTTCCTTTCAAATGGCTGAGGCTCCTCCCGTCTACCGGGAGGAGCCTCGGAAAAGCTGTGCGCTGGGTCAGGCTGCCTGGGCAGCCTTGATGGCTTCCATGACGCGGTCGGTGACCTCGTCGATGGGGCCGATGCCATCCACCTGGGTGAGGATGCCGCGTTCGGCGTACTTGGCCACTACGGCTTCCGTCTGCTCGTGGTAGAGGTCAAGGCGGTGGCGGATGACGGCTTCATTGTCGTCGCTCCGGCCCGTTTCCTTGGCCCGGCCCAGCAGGCGGTGGACGAGTTCCTCATCGTCGGCAGTCAGCTGCAGGACGACGTCGAGCTTTTCCTCGCCCTTGGCGAGAATCTCATCCAGGTAGTCCACCTGCGCCGTGGTGCGGGGGTAACCGTCCAGCAGGAAGCCGTTTTCGACGTCGGCCTCGCTGAGCCGGTCCCGCACCATCTTGTTGGTCACGCTGTCCGGAACGAAGTCGCCGTTGTCCATGTACTTCTTGGCCTCGATGCCAAGGGGCGTTTCGCCCTTCACGTTCGCACGGAAGATGTCACCGGTGGAGATGGCCACAACGCCAAGGCGCTCTGAAATCCGCTCCGCCTGCGTACCTTTTCCTGAACCGGGAGGTCCAATAATCAACATTCTCGTCATCGCAAAAGCCCTTCGTAGTGACGTTGTTGTAGCTGCGCATCAATCTGCTTGACGGTCTCCAGGCCAACGCCCACCATGATCAGGATCGAGGTGCCACCGAACGGGAAGTTCTGGTTTGCGTTGATCAGCACCAGTGCAACCAGCGGGATCAGCGCCACGAAGCCGAGGTACAGGGCTCCGGGCAGGGTGATCCGGGAGAGCACGTACTGCAGATAGTCAGCGGTCGGCTTACCCGCGCGGATACCCGGGATAAAGCCGCCGTACTTCTTCATGTTGTCTGAGACTTCTTCAGGGTTGAAGGTGATCGCGACGTAGAAGTAGGTAAAGAAAACGATCATGGCGAAGTAGAGCACCATGTAGATGGGCTGGTCACCGCGGACCAGGTTGTTGTTGATCCATTCAACCCACGGCTGGATCGGTTCGCCGGCTCGGGGCTGGTTGAACTGGGAGATCAGGCCCGGCAGGTAAAGCATGGAGGAAGCGAAGATCACGGGGATCACGCCGGCCATGTTCACCTTGATGGGGATGTAGGTGCTGGTACCGCCCACGGTGCGGCGGCCAATCATCCGCTTGGCGTACTGCACCGGAACGCGGCGCTGCGACTGCTCGACGAAGACCACCAGCGCCACCGTCAGCAGGCCGACGGCGAGGACGGTGAAGAACGTTGCGGGGCCCTGCGAGGTCCAGATGGCGCCCAGGGAGGTGGGGAACGTGGCTGCGATGGACGTGAAGATGAGCAGGGACATGCCGTTGCCCACGCCCTTCTCCGTCACGAGCTCGCCCATCCACATGATCAGGCCGGTGCCGGCAGTCAGCGTGATGATGATCAGGATGGTGGTGATCACGCTGTCGTCAGGAATGATCTCCAGTGCACAGCCGGGCAGCAGCTGGCCGGAGCGGGCCAGGGACACCAGGGTGGTGGCGTTGAGCAGGCCCAGCGCAATGGTGAGGTACCGGGTGTACTGGGTCAGCTTTGACTGACCCGAGGCGCCCTCTTCGTAGAGCTGCTGGAACCGGGGAATGACCACCCGCAGCAGCTGGACGATGATGCTGGCCGTAATGTACGGCATGATGCCCAGGGCGAAGATGGACACCTGGAGCAACGCGCCGCCGCTGAACAGGTTAACGAGCTGGTACAGCCCGCCTGCGGTCTGACCGTTCTGCAAGCATTGCTGGACATTCTGGTAGTTCACACCTGGCGAGGGAATGAAAGCACCCAAGCGGAAAATGGTGATGATTCCCAGCGTGAACAACAACTTGCGTCGCAGATCAGGCGTGCGAAAGGCCCGGCCAAATGCGCTAAGCAAGCGTCCTCCTGTGGTGTTTATAAGAGTGGTGTGATGGGGATCTATAAATCCCAACAACCGAGTCTAACGGTTGTATGCGCCATGCGAACAATCCGCGCTGGCGCTCGTGCGCCGGATGGCGCGGAAAAAACGCCGGGCGGATGGAAAAAACTCCCGGCCCCGGGGCCATAGCCCCAAGACCGGGAGTTCAACAACGGGCTTGCAGCCCACCGGCACTAGAGAGCGGTGGTGCTTCCGCCTGCTGCGGCAATCTTTTCAGCAGCGCTGGCCGAGAATGCGTGGGCGGTGACGTCAACCTTGACGGTGATGTCGCCGGTGCCCAGCACCTTGACGGGCTGGTTCTTGCGAACGGCACCCTTTTCGACCAGGTTCTCCACGGTGACAGCGCCACCTTCAGGGAACAGCTCGTTGAGCTTGTCCAGGTTTACAACCTGGAACTCAACGCGGAACGGGTTCTTGAAGCCGCGCAGCTTGGGCAGGCGCATGTGCAGCGGCAGCTGGCCGCCGGCAAAGCCAGCCTTTACCTGGTAGCGGGCTGCAGTACCCTTGGTACCGCGACCAGCGGTCTTACCCTTGGATGCTTCACCACGACCAACACGGGTCTTGGCGGTCTTGGCACCCGGGGCGGGACGCAGGTGGTGAACCTTCAGGGCGTTCTGCTTCTCAGCAGCCTGTGCCTTATCAGCAGTGTTCTCTGCCATTTACTTCGCCTCCTCTACCTTTACCAGGTGCGGAACCGTGTTGAGCATTCCCACGGTGACGGCGTCGGCAGTGCGGACAACGGTGTGTCCGATCCGCTTCAGGCCGAGGGACCGCAGGGTGTCGCGCTGGTTCTGCTTGCCGCCAATGGCGGACTTGATCTGAGTGATCTCCAACTGTGAGTCGGAGGGAATCAGGTTCTTAGCCATGACTAGGCACCTGCCTTCGGGCTCAAGAGGGCCTTCACCAGTGCAGCCGGAGCGATCTCGTCGAGGGGCAGGCCGCGGCGTGCTGCCACTGCTGCCGGCTCTTCGAGGCGCTTCAGGGCATCAACAGTCGCGTGAACGATGTTGATGGCGTTGGAGGAACCGAGCGACTTGGAGAGGATGTCGTGGATGCCCACGCACTCCAGTACTGCACGGACCGGACCACCGGCGATAACACCGGTACCGGCGGAAGCCGGACGCAGCATTACGACGCCGGCAGCAGCCTCACCCTGAACGCGGTGCGGGATGGTGTTGCCCACGCGGGGAACGCGGAAGAAGGACTTCTTGGCCTCTTCTACGCCCTTCGCGATTGCTGCGGGAACTTCCTTGGCCTTGCCGTAGCCGACGCCGACCATGCCGTTACCGTCACCGACGACGACCAGGGCGGTGAAGCTGAAGCGACGACCACCCTTGACCACCTTGGAGACGCGGTTGATGGTGACAACGCGCTCTACGAACTGGCTCTTCTCGGCTTCACGGCCGCCGTCACGGCCGCCACGGCCGCCACGCTCGCCGCGGCCCTGGCCACGGTCGCCACGCTCGCCGCGACGAGCGCCACCACGGCGGTCGTCGGCAGCTGCGGGTGCAGTGGTCTCAGTGGCCGGAGCAGCTACGGCGTCAGTCGCCTTCTGATCTGCAGACACAGTGTCCTTTTCCTTGTTTGCTTCCGTCACAGCGACAGCCCACCTTCACGTGCACCGTCAGCGACGGCGGCGATCCGGCCGTGGTACTTGTTACCACCGCGGTCGAAGACAACAGCCTCGATACCGGCAGCCTTGGCACGCTCGGCAACGAGCTCGCCAACGCGCTTGGCCTTGGCAGTCTTGTCGCCGTCGAATGCACGAAGGTCGGCTTCCAGGGTGGAGGCGCTTGCTACGGTCTGGCCAATGGTGTCATCGACAACCTGGACAAACACGTGGCGTGCGGAGCGGTTGACGACCAGACGAGGACGTACAGCCGTACCGGAGATGCGCTTACGGATACGAAGCTGGCGGCGGCTGCGCGAAGCAGACTTGCTCTTGTTCGTACGCTTCTTGTTAATTGAGATGGCCATGGTTACTTACCAGCCTTTCCGACCTTGCGGCGGATGACTTCGCCGGCGTAACGGATGCCCTTGCCCTTGTAGGGGTCCGGCTTCCGCAGCTTGCGAATGTTGGCAGCAACCTCGCCGACCTGCTGCTTGTTGATACCTGAAACAGAGAGCTTGGTCGGGGTCTCAACTGCAAAGGTGATGCCCTCCGGTGCGGAGACATTGACCGGGTGGCTGAAACCGAGAGCGAACTCAAGGTCAGATCCCTTGGCCTGAACGCGGTAACCGGTACCAACGATTTCAAGCTTCTTCTCGTAGCCCTTGGTAACGCCCTCGATCATGTTGGAGATCAGGGTGCGGGTCAGGCCGTGGAGTGAACGGGAGGCGCGCTCGTCGTTCGGGCGGGCGACAGTCAGGGTGTCTGCTTCCAGGGTGACCTCGATCGGGCTGGCCACAGTGTGGTTCAGCTCGCCCTTGGATCCCTTGACGCTGACGACAGAGCCGTCAACCTTGACCTCAACGCCGGCAGGAACGGTGATGGGGAGACGTCCAATACGTGACATTATTCTCTTCCTTTCCCGTTACCAGACGTACGCGAGGACTTCGCCGCCCACGCCCTTCTTGCCGGCCTGCTTGTCAGTCAGGAGGCCGGAAGAGGTGGACAGGATTGCGACACCCAGGCCACCGAGCACGTGCGGCAGGTTGGTGGACTTTGCGTAAACACGCAGGCCCGGCTTGGAGATACGGCGAACGCCAGCGATTGAACGCTCGCGGTTCGGTCCGAACTTGAGCTCGATGGTCAGCTTCTTGCCAACCTCAGCGTCCTCTTCCTTCCAGCCGGCAATGAAGCCTTCAGCCTTGAGGATGTCGGCAACGCGTGCCTTGAGCTTGCTGTACGGCATGGTCACGGTGTCGTGGTATGCCGAGTTTGCATTGCGCAGACGCGTAAGCATGTCTGCGACAGGATCTGTCATTGTCATTGTGGGCTCTTGCCCTTCCTCGTAACGGTTTCCGCGGTTCCGCTGTCCCCAGGAGGGTGCGGTACCGCCGGACCTTTTACGTAGTTAGATTAGTCTTCGGCCTTGAACGGGAAGCCAAGCGCCTTCAGCAGCGCGCGGCCTTCGTCATCGGTCTTAGCAGTGGTAACAACCGTGATGTCCATACCGCGGACGCGGTCGATCTTGTCCTGGTCGATTTCGTGGAACATAACCTGCTCGGTCAGACCGAAGGTGTAGTTGCCGTTGCCATCGAACTGCTTGCCGGAGAGACCGCGGAAGTCCCTGATTCGGGGCAGCGCCAGGGTGACAAGACGATCCAGGAATTCCCACATGCGGTCGCCACGCAGGGTAGCGTGTGCACCGATGGGCATGCCTTCGCGCAGCTTGAACTGTGCGATCGACTTGCGGGCCTTGGTTACCTGCGGCTTCTGGCCGGTGATCTGGGTGAGGTCGCGGACAGCGCCGTCGATCAGCTTGGAGTCCTTGGCGGCATCTCCAACACCCATGTTCACAACGACCTTCACGAGGCGGGGAACCTGGTTGACGTTCTGGTACTTGAATTCCTCCATGAGCGAGCTCTTGATGGAATCGGCGTACTTGGTCTTCAGACGAGGAACGATCTTCGTTGCCGGAGTCTCGAGAGTCTCAGTCATTAGATGTCCTTCCCTGAGCTCTTGGCCACGCGGATGCGGACTTCGCGCTGCTTGCCGTTACGCTCAACGGTCTCGGTGCGGAAGCCGACGCGGGTGGGCTTCTTGGTGGACGGGTCTACCAGAGCCACGTTGGAGATGTGGATCGGAGCCTCAACGACCTCGATGCCACCGGTCTTGGTGCCGCGCTGCGACTGGCCGACCTTGGTGTGCTTGGTGACGCGGTTGATGCCCTCAACCAACACGCGGTTGGTGTCGGTGAACACGCGCAGGACCTTGCCCTGCTTGCCGCGGTCGCCGCCGCGCTCAGCCTTGGCGCCAGTGATGACCTGAACCAGGTCACCCTTCTTGATCTTTGCAGCCATGGACTAGAGCACCTCCGGAGCCAGAGAAACGATCTTCATGAACTTCTTGTCACGCAGTTCACGACCAACCGGTCCGAAGATACGGGTACCGCGGGGGTCACCGTCGCCCTTCAGGATCACAGCTGCGTTCTCGTCAAACTTGATGTAGGAACCATCCGCACGGCGGCGTTCCTTCTTGGTACGGACGATGACTGCCTTGACAACATCGCCCTTCTTTACGTTGCCGCCCGGGATTGCATCCTTGACGGTGGCGACAATGACGTCACCGATGCCTGCGTAGCGACGGCCGGATCCACCGAGAACGCGAATGGTAAGGATTTCCTTAGCACCCGTGTTGTCGGCGACCTTGAGTCGCGACTCCTGCTGAATCACTATTTACTCCTTGCGTCGCGCCGGTTCTCAGACCGAAAATCTTCCTACGGAATGAGCCTTGCGGAACGGTTGATCGGGGTGTCTCTTGACCTGCCTGGATTTTGCCAGACCAGGCCTAAACTCCCGTGCCAGAAGCAGTTGCTCCCATCCGGTCCAGGACTGGTCCTGGGCGCAAGGGGGCACTATGCCGTGGCACGCTTGTTTACGAGGTTGATGACGGCGCACGAAAGGCGCCATACAAACTCAATATCCTAGCACAGATACGGCAAGTCCCCATATCACAGAGCAGCAGTCCCTGCCCACTCCCCCGAGCAACGCACGACGGCGTCACGCACGGCAGCCTTTCGGCCCACCTGGGGTCTTGGCCCGCCCAGGTGCCGCGATCGGAAGACCTGCCCCGCCGCCGTCGGACGCTCTCTCACTTAACGGGCGTTTCTCACCGGCGGGTTCAAGGGGTCGTTGCAACACCTGAGTGATTGGGGTGTTGTTGTGGGTTTTGGTCGGCCTGAGCTGTTGCAGTCGGTGGTGCGGGTTTTCTGGGAGGCGCGGTCTTCTGGGGCATCTGATGAGGTGGCGGCGGCGGTGGCCGGTATGTCCCTGTCTGCGGCCAGGTTGATCGTCCGTCAGCATGGTGGGGTGGATCCTGCGAAGAAGCCCCCGTACGGGCGGTTCCTGTCCTTCGATGAGCGCGAGTTGATCGCTGTGTGGCGGGCGGCCGGGTGCGGCGTGCGGGAGATCGGCCGGCGTTTGGGCCGGAACCCGTCCACTGTCAGCAGGGAGCTGGGCAGGAACATCCGGAACGGGGGCAACCGTCCGTACCTGGCGTCCTCGGCGCAGAACCGTGCGCAGAAGCTGGCGCGCAGGCCTAAGGCACGGAAGCTGGCTTTCAACGAGGCCCTGGCGCTTTACGTCGCCGGAATGCTGACGGCGCGGGAACGGTTGTCCCCGGAGCAGATCAGCGCCCGGCTGCGGATTGATTTCCCCGATGATGAAAGCATGCGCATCAGCCCGGAGACTATCTATCAGTGCATCTACATCCAGGGCCGCGGCGGGCTGAGAGCCGAGCTCGCTGCTGCTCTGCGCACCGGCCGGGCCGTGCGGCAGCCAAACCGGCGCGCGGGCATGCGAAGGCCCCGGGTCCCGCAAGAGTTGCTGATCAGTGAACGCCCCGCGGAAGCCGATGACCGGGCAGTGCCCGGGCACTGGGAATCTCAATGTTTCTGTCAAGCCGCCTGAGCGGTGATGCGTGGCATTGGTTCCTGGTAGATGGTGTGGTCACGGAGCATCGCCCAGAGGACGTTGATGCGACGTCTGGCGAGGGCGATGAGGGCCTGTTTATGCGACTTTCCTTCTCCGCGCTTCCGGTCGTAATAGGTTCTTGAGGCCGCGCTGTTCTTCAAGCTGGAGAGGGCGGCGAGGTAACAGGTCCGCAGGAGCCTGCGGTTAAAGCGACGTGGTCGGTGCAGGTTCCCGCTGATTCGTCCGGAATCGCGCGGGACGGGAGCCAGCCCCGCGACGCTGGCGAGCCGGTCGACTGAGTCAAACGCGTCCAGGTTGCCGCCGATGTTCGCGAGAAAAGTAGCTGCGAGTACGGGGCCGAAGCCCGGCATGGTGAGCAAAACATCGGCGCTGTCGTGCTTCCCGAACAGGTCCGTGATCTGGGCATCGATGCCGGCGATCTCCGCATCGAGAGTGCTGATTTGCCCGGCCAGCCGGACGACCAGGGCAGAGCCTGTGGTCTGAGTTGGCAGTACGGTGTGCTGGGAGTTTGCGGCTATCAGTGCCTTCTCTGCCATCTTGGCACTATTGCGGCAGCCGCGTTTCCTCAGCCAACCGGTGAGCCGAGCTAGTCCGATCCGCCGGATGCCCTCGGGTGTCTGGTAGCCGCCCAGGAGGACCAGGGGCGCCTGTTTGGAGTAGTCGAACGCACGCTCGAGAGCCGGGAAATATTCCAGCAAGGTGGCGCGGAGCCTGTTGATCGCCCGGACACGGTCGCAGATCAGATCCGTACGGCGGGCGGTGAGGAGCCGCAGGTCAACGCTGATCTGGTCCGTGCGGCGGACTGGTTGGAGGTCCGTGCGCATCCGTGCCTGGTCAGCGATGATCCTGGCATCTTTCGCGTCGGTCTTGCCATCTCCGCGGTAGGTCTCCGCAGCGTGATGCACGATCCGTCCAGGTATATAGAGCAGTTGCTGGGCGTGCGCGGCCAACAACTCGATCAACAGGGCCGCTCCGCCGGAATTCAGATCCGTGGCCCAGCAGACTTCGCCCCCGGCCGCGATCTCCGCGATCGTGGCTATGAGTTCGAGCACTGCGTTTTCGTCGTTCTCGACCCGTTTCGAGAGCAGCACGGTCCCCGTCTGATCGATCACGACGCAATGATGTGCTCTTTTGCCTGAGTCGATTCCTACCCAGAATGCCGGCATGTTCAGTCTCCTTCGATCAGCTCCAATTTCGGTTGGCCCTGTCGTGTCAGCGACGGTCGAAAACTGAGCCATTTCGTGGGTTGAAAAGTGAGCCACGTTGACGTTGGTTATTCTGCCGTATTTTCCGGTCTTGTCGAGGGCAGCGATTCCGTCTGTGCATGTTTGAGTCGGTAGCTGGAGCCTTTGAGGGTGACGACTTCGGCGTGGTGGACGATGCGGTCGATCATGGCGGAGGCGACAACCTGGTCGCCGAACACGTCTCCCCAGCGGGCGAATGGCAGGTTCGAGGTCAGGATCAGCGAGGCGTGCTCGTAGCGTGAGGAGACGAGCTGGAAGAACAGGTTCGCGGCATCCTGTTCGAATGGAATGTAGCCGACTTCATCGACGATGATCAGCCCGTAGCGGCGCAGCCTGACCAGTTCCTGCGGCAGCCGCGCACTCTGATGCGCAGCCTGAAGTCGGGCGACCCAGTCGATGGCAGTCGCGAACAGGACCCGGTGTCCCAGCTGGGTGGCCCGCAGCCCCAGCCCGGTCGCGAGATGGGTTTTCCCGGTTCCGGGCGGGCCGAGCAGGACGATGTTGGAGGCTTCGGTGAGGAACGCACCGGTGGCCAGGTGCGCGATGGTGTCGCGTTTGAGGCCGGGCTGATGGTCGAAGCTGAAGTCCTCGAGGGATTTGCGGGCAGGGAACCCGGCAGCCCGGGCACGCATCTCGGCTCCGGAGGCTTCTCTGGCGGCGACTTCCCGGGACAGGACCGCGGCGAGGTATTCCTCATGGGTCCAGCCGGCCTCGCGGGCCTGATCCGCGAGCCTGGCTGCCGCTTCCCGGATCCGTGGCGCCTTCATCGCCCGGGAGTAGTACTCGATCTGCCCAGCAATTTCCTTCGCTTCAGCCATCACGCGACCTGCCCATCATCGAGCACGACACCGAACGCCCGGTCGTAGTCAGCCAGGTCCCGCAGCCCCGCCGTATCCGTTGGAGGTGCAGGGTTTTGGAAGGCTTTACGCATCGTCCGGGCAGCCTCGACGTGGTCCGAATCAGTGACCGTCAGGCCGGCGCCCCAGGACCGGGGATGGCATCCGACGCAGCGGCCGTCCAGGCTGATGGTGACCGTTTCCAGGTCCGCCGTGACGTCGACGAACCTGCCGATCGCCTGCGGGTGCACGGAGTAGTCGTTGGATCCCATCCGGACGTAGTAGTCCCGCGGCAGCCTGACCCTGGTGGCGAATCCGGTCACGGGCGGAACCGGCGGCAGCCCCAGCATCGCCGCTTTGTCCTGTCGGATCAGCTCCGCAGGCCGGGCACCGGTCCGTCGGACCATCCGGTTGTTCGCCTTGGGCAGCCACTGGCTGAGCTGGGCGTTGAAATCCTCCGGTGAGGCGAAGGTCCGGCCGGGCAGGAACGAGGTTTCCAGGAACTGGTTGGCCCGCTCCACCACGCCCTTGCTCTCCGGATCGTAGGGTTTGACCTGCACGATCCTGGTCGCGAGGACCCCGGCGAACGCCGCAACGCCGGCGGCGTAACTGTTCCGCCGCCCGATGCCGGTTTCGTTGTCCCAGATCAGCCGCCGAGGCACCGCGCCCAGGGATCCGATCAGCTCCCACATCCCGGCCAGCAAATCCCCGGTCATCCGCGACGGGATCATCCGGGCCATGATGAACCGTGAGTGCGAGGA
Encoded here:
- the rpsK gene encoding 30S ribosomal protein S11 is translated as MPPKTRGAVRKPRKKDKKNIALGQAHIKSTFNNTIVSITDPTGAVISWASSGEVGFKGSRKSTPFAAQMAAEAAAKRAQEHGMRKVDVFVKGPGSGRETAIRSLQAAGLEVGSIQDVTPAAHNGCRPPKRRRV
- the rpsM gene encoding 30S ribosomal protein S13, giving the protein MARLAGVDIPREKRLEIALTYIYGVGKTRAHETLAATGISADVRVKDLTDAQLVELRDYIEGNYKVEGDLRREVAADIRRKVEIGSYEGLRHRKGLPVRGQRTKTNARTRKGPKRTVAGKKKAR
- the rpmJ gene encoding 50S ribosomal protein L36 translates to MKVKPSVKQICEKCKVIRRNGRVMVICENPRHKQRQG
- the infA gene encoding translation initiation factor IF-1, yielding MAKKDGVIEIEGVVTEALPNAMFRVELTNKHIVLAHISGKMRQHYIRILPEDRVVVELSPYDLTRGRIVYRYK
- a CDS encoding P1 family peptidase, producing the protein MGAITDVPGVRVGHQQKSDDGWLSGVTVVLPPAGTLGSVDVQGGGPATHETDALDPTTLVSAVDAVVLTGGSAYGLASASGAQRWCEENGRGFAVPGGVVPIVPAAAIFDLGRGGDFSARPTADMGYAAAAAAGGQEEGHDVGRGNVGAGTGALLGRTYKGGVGTASVSLEGGVLVGALAVVNALGLPLVGHTVLQESVAGPPLNTTLVVVATNAILDVAECKRTASASHAGIARALSPSHTLADGDTVFCLATQAVALDRSDEPARQLSLITLQSAAADVVRLAILDGVASAAAVTTPAGHYGAYGAEMR
- the map gene encoding type I methionyl aminopeptidase, whose product is MAFGQPRIEYKTNAQMRTMHEAGLVLSRALDAAVAAAVPGVTTKHLDDVFAAVLNEAGAKSNFLGYHGFPATICTSVNEEVVHGIPGSRVLNDGDIISIDGGAIVNGWHSDSARTVVVGTADPEDQRLSDVTRAAMWHGIAALATGKHVGDIGAAIDDYVSSVPGKPLGILEDYVGHGIGSEMHMAPDVLNYRTSHRGPKIKPGLCLAIEPMLVRGGIETAVLEDDWTVVTTDGKRSCQWEHSVAVHEKGIWVLSAPDGGAEHLVPLGVTPVPIP
- a CDS encoding adenylate kinase; translated protein: MLIIGPPGSGKGTQAERISERLGVVAISTGDIFRANVKGETPLGIEAKKYMDNGDFVPDSVTNKMVRDRLSEADVENGFLLDGYPRTTAQVDYLDEILAKGEEKLDVVLQLTADDEELVHRLLGRAKETGRSDDNEAVIRHRLDLYHEQTEAVVAKYAERGILTQVDGIGPIDEVTDRVMEAIKAAQAA
- the secY gene encoding preprotein translocase subunit SecY, encoding MLSAFGRAFRTPDLRRKLLFTLGIITIFRLGAFIPSPGVNYQNVQQCLQNGQTAGGLYQLVNLFSGGALLQVSIFALGIMPYITASIIVQLLRVVIPRFQQLYEEGASGQSKLTQYTRYLTIALGLLNATTLVSLARSGQLLPGCALEIIPDDSVITTILIIITLTAGTGLIMWMGELVTEKGVGNGMSLLIFTSIAATFPTSLGAIWTSQGPATFFTVLAVGLLTVALVVFVEQSQRRVPVQYAKRMIGRRTVGGTSTYIPIKVNMAGVIPVIFASSMLYLPGLISQFNQPRAGEPIQPWVEWINNNLVRGDQPIYMVLYFAMIVFFTYFYVAITFNPEEVSDNMKKYGGFIPGIRAGKPTADYLQYVLSRITLPGALYLGFVALIPLVALVLINANQNFPFGGTSILIMVGVGLETVKQIDAQLQQRHYEGLLR